The sequence below is a genomic window from Thermoanaerobaculia bacterium.
CGCTCGCGCCGCTTCGGCGGCGAGCGCGGCGAGCGTCGCCGTCCCCCCCGCGGCCGCCGCGGCGGCGGCGTGGGAGAGCGGCTTCGCCTCGGGGGCGATGCGCCACGGGCGCGCGCCGATCCGGCGGGCGAGCCGTCCGGCGAGGGCGACGCCGGACGCGTCTCCCTCGATCGCGACGTCCGCCCCGGCCGCCGTCTCTCCGGACCTTCCCGCGAAGGACCGGAGGGGATGGAAGGAAACGACGACCGCGCCGGTTTTCCTCCATTCGCGGAGCGCGTCGGCCGCCAGCGCGCCGGAAAGATGCATCGCGCAGCCGGCACGCACCCCGGATCGAAGGAGGCGCACCGATTCGCGGGCGATCGCGTCGTCGGGAACGGCGAGAACGAGAACGTCGTACGTCGCCGGCCGCGGGCGGCGGGGCACCCAGCGGACCGGGACTCCCGCGGCCGACAAGGCCCGCGCGAGGGCGCGCCCGGCCCGCCCTCGTCCGCGGATCGCGACACGGGGAGCGGGGGAGCGTTTCGTCGGGGCGGAACGCGGCATCCGGGTTATTCTTGCATTGAATACCGATCGGAGCAGGGATTTGGCCACGCGCGACACGAACGAGCCGCTGGACGAGAGGGCCCGCGAGGTCCTGAAGGAGATCATCCGCATCCACGCGGAGACGGGCCGGCCCGTGTCGTCGCGGTCGCTCGCGAAGCGGCGGAAGTTCCACGCGTCGTCGGCGACGCTCCGCAACCTGATGGCGGACCTGACCGACTCCGGGTACCTCCAGCAGCCCCACACGTCGGCGGGACGCGTGCCGACCGAGAAGGCCTATCGGCAATACGTCCGGACGCTGATGAAGCCGAAGGAGCTCACGGCGAGCCAGCGGGAGCTCGTTTCGGTCGATCTGTCCGACGCCGGACACGATCCGAACGTCCTGTTCCCGGCCGTCTCGCGGCTCCTCTCGAAGCTCTCCGGAGAGGTGGGCGTGGTGATCGCGCCGGACGCGCGGCGATCGGTCGTGCGCGAGATCCGCTTCGTCCCGATCGGGCGGGAGAGAGCGCTCGCGATCCAGGTCGGGGACGGGGACCTCGTGTTCACCCGGCTGATCGAGACCGGCGGACGGCTCGACGCGGCGGCGCTCGAGCGGGCGGGGACGTATCTCACCGCGGAGTTCGGCGGCGCGACCCTCGTCGCGATCCGGAACCGCGTGACGCTCGCGATGCAGGAGGAGCGGTCCCGTTTCGATCATGCCCTCTTCGAGACGCTCGACCTCGCGCGC
It includes:
- a CDS encoding DUF2520 domain-containing protein, giving the protein MPRSAPTKRSPAPRVAIRGRGRAGRALARALSAAGVPVRWVPRRPRPATYDVLVLAVPDDAIARESVRLLRSGVRAGCAMHLSGALAADALREWRKTGAVVVSFHPLRSFAGRSGETAAGADVAIEGDASGVALAGRLARRIGARPWRIAPEAKPLSHAAAAAAAGGTATLAALAAEAARA
- the hrcA gene encoding heat-inducible transcriptional repressor HrcA, with translation MATRDTNEPLDERAREVLKEIIRIHAETGRPVSSRSLAKRRKFHASSATLRNLMADLTDSGYLQQPHTSAGRVPTEKAYRQYVRTLMKPKELTASQRELVSVDLSDAGHDPNVLFPAVSRLLSKLSGEVGVVIAPDARRSVVREIRFVPIGRERALAIQVGDGDLVFTRLIETGGRLDAAALERAGTYLTAEFGGATLVAIRNRVTLAMQEERSRFDHALFETLDLARRAISPAGPADIYTEGTRRLLERPEFAEPENLKKVYRAFEEKANLVELLDQCLEGEGPRIVMGSESHLTAGKPLSAVVTRYGSENRAPGVLGIIGSLRMSYPRIVPLVEFLGKALSEKLDEPAEGGDVSHGRPA